A window of Streptomyces armeniacus contains these coding sequences:
- a CDS encoding short-chain fatty acid transporter, translating to MPATKAQPDPGTDHSGGDDAGALSRLAVRMSNFSERWFPEAFIFALIALVVVTAGALSIGASPATVTQEFGDGFWDLIPFAMQMAFVAIGGYVVATAPVARALIVRIASLPATGPGAVALVATVSTVSSLFNWGFSLIFSGLLARQAARRDELNLDYRAAGAAAFMGMGSVWALGLSSSAAQLQANPDSIPKGLMPITGVIPFRDTIFLWQSMLLAVVLIAVVVAVAYFSAPRGRHVRKAADLGVDLDTPEEKLPPRTRPGEWLEYSPLLTVLVVAMGGGWAVQTFAGSDPIVTISGLNTYNLLFIMLGMLLHWRPRSFLTAVGKAVPATSGVLIQFPIYAAIAAVMTRATNASGHSVADYITDGFTSLSSVVPFALVVSVYSAVLGLFIPSGGGKWLIEAPYVMDSANEVEANLGWTVQVYNVAESLPNLINPFWMLPLLGILSLRARHLVGFTFLQLLFVAPVALGFLTAFSYTLGYTPPVMP from the coding sequence ATGCCGGCCACGAAAGCTCAACCCGACCCGGGTACGGACCACTCCGGAGGGGACGACGCGGGCGCGCTGTCCCGCCTCGCGGTCCGGATGTCGAACTTCTCCGAACGGTGGTTCCCCGAGGCGTTCATCTTCGCGCTGATCGCCCTCGTCGTCGTCACGGCCGGCGCGCTGTCGATCGGTGCTTCCCCGGCCACCGTCACGCAGGAGTTCGGCGACGGGTTCTGGGACCTGATCCCCTTCGCCATGCAGATGGCGTTCGTCGCGATCGGCGGCTACGTGGTGGCCACCGCGCCCGTGGCCCGCGCGCTGATCGTACGGATCGCGTCGCTGCCCGCGACCGGCCCGGGAGCCGTCGCGCTCGTCGCCACCGTGAGCACCGTCAGCTCGCTGTTCAACTGGGGCTTCAGCCTCATCTTCTCCGGCCTCCTCGCCCGCCAGGCGGCACGCCGGGACGAACTGAACCTCGACTACCGCGCGGCCGGCGCCGCCGCCTTCATGGGCATGGGCAGCGTGTGGGCGCTGGGGCTCAGCTCCTCCGCCGCGCAGCTGCAGGCCAACCCCGACAGCATTCCCAAGGGCCTGATGCCCATCACCGGCGTCATCCCGTTCCGCGACACCATCTTCCTCTGGCAGTCCATGCTGCTCGCCGTGGTCCTCATCGCCGTGGTCGTCGCGGTCGCCTACTTCTCCGCACCCCGGGGGCGGCACGTACGCAAGGCCGCCGACCTCGGCGTCGACCTCGACACCCCGGAGGAGAAGCTGCCGCCCCGTACGCGGCCCGGCGAGTGGCTCGAGTACAGCCCGCTGCTGACCGTGCTGGTCGTGGCGATGGGCGGGGGATGGGCGGTGCAGACGTTCGCCGGGTCCGACCCGATCGTGACCATCTCCGGCCTGAACACCTACAACCTGCTGTTCATCATGCTCGGCATGCTGCTGCACTGGCGGCCCCGCAGCTTCCTCACCGCCGTCGGCAAGGCCGTGCCCGCCACCAGCGGTGTGCTCATCCAGTTCCCCATCTACGCGGCGATCGCGGCCGTCATGACCCGCGCCACCAACGCGTCGGGCCACTCCGTCGCCGACTACATCACCGACGGCTTCACCTCGCTCTCCTCCGTCGTGCCCTTCGCCCTGGTCGTCTCCGTCTACTCGGCGGTGCTCGGCCTGTTCATCCCCTCCGGAGGCGGGAAATGGCTCATCGAAGCGCCTTACGTGATGGACTCCGCGAACGAGGTGGAGGCCAACCTCGGCTGGACCGTGCAGGTCTACAACGTCGCCGAGTCGCTGCCGAACCTCATCAACCCGTTCTGGATGCTCCCGCTGCTCGGCATCCTGTCGCTGCGCGCACGCCACCTCGTGGGCTTCACGTTCCTGCAGCTGCTGTTCGTCGCACCGGTCGCGCTGGGGTTCCTGACGGCGTTCTCCTACACCCTCGGCTACACCCCGCCCGTCATGCCCTGA
- a CDS encoding aldehyde dehydrogenase family protein produces MTKTGETRTATASRYRVAGRWQEVDDARTLPVVSPVDGSVTGSVREFTHAEIDEVFASAGAAQRAWAARPLTERADLLHRFADRLAESAGEIGDVLMMEIAKPAKDARDEVVRSADYLRHTAEDAKRIIGESQFSDSFPGQARNKLAVAHRVPLGTVLAIPPFNYPVNLAVSKIAPALATGNAVVLKPPSQGALSALMMCELAYDAGVPPEVLQVVTGRGSRIGDYLVRHSGVGLISFTGSSETGADLARKAGMVPLLLELGGKDPAIVLDDADLDDAAADIVAGAFSYSGQRCTAVKRVLVIDSVADELVAKITERTAKLTVGDPRDNAQITPLVDADAAAGAERLVHDAVAGGAVLALGGTRTGRLVRPTVVDHVTEDMELAWVEPFAPVLPVLRVGSAAEAVRLGNRSEYGLQAAVFTRDIDAAIQIAARLDVGTVQVNGRTARGPDHFPFVGTKASGMGTQGVKPSIEAMTRVKSLVVNLSGKDLDGTAASSRP; encoded by the coding sequence ATGACGAAGACAGGCGAGACACGCACCGCCACGGCGAGCAGATACCGGGTCGCCGGCCGGTGGCAGGAAGTCGACGACGCCAGGACCCTGCCGGTGGTCTCACCGGTCGACGGGTCGGTCACGGGCAGCGTCCGCGAGTTCACGCACGCCGAGATCGACGAGGTCTTCGCTTCCGCAGGCGCGGCCCAACGGGCCTGGGCCGCGCGGCCGCTGACCGAGCGGGCGGACCTGCTCCACCGCTTCGCCGACCGCCTCGCGGAGAGCGCCGGCGAGATCGGCGACGTACTCATGATGGAGATCGCCAAGCCGGCCAAGGACGCGCGGGACGAGGTCGTACGGTCCGCGGACTACCTGCGGCACACCGCCGAGGACGCCAAGCGGATCATCGGCGAGTCGCAGTTCTCCGACTCGTTCCCCGGGCAGGCACGCAACAAGCTGGCCGTCGCCCACCGCGTTCCGCTGGGCACGGTGCTGGCGATCCCGCCGTTCAACTACCCCGTGAACCTGGCCGTCTCCAAGATCGCACCGGCCCTGGCGACCGGCAACGCCGTCGTGCTCAAGCCGCCGTCGCAGGGCGCCCTGAGCGCGCTGATGATGTGCGAACTGGCCTACGACGCCGGCGTCCCCCCGGAGGTCCTCCAGGTGGTCACCGGCCGCGGGTCCCGGATCGGGGACTATCTGGTCCGGCACAGCGGTGTCGGCCTGATCTCCTTCACCGGATCTTCGGAGACCGGCGCCGACCTGGCCCGCAAGGCGGGGATGGTCCCGCTCCTGCTCGAGCTGGGCGGCAAGGACCCGGCGATCGTGCTCGACGACGCCGACCTCGACGACGCCGCCGCGGACATCGTGGCCGGCGCCTTCTCGTACAGCGGGCAGCGGTGCACGGCCGTCAAGCGAGTGCTGGTGATCGACAGCGTCGCGGACGAACTGGTCGCGAAGATCACGGAACGGACCGCGAAGCTCACCGTCGGCGACCCGCGGGACAACGCCCAGATCACCCCGCTCGTCGACGCGGACGCCGCGGCCGGTGCGGAGCGGCTGGTCCACGACGCGGTCGCCGGCGGTGCCGTGCTGGCCCTCGGCGGGACGCGTACGGGCAGGCTCGTGCGGCCCACCGTGGTGGACCACGTCACCGAGGACATGGAGCTCGCCTGGGTGGAACCGTTCGCCCCGGTGCTGCCGGTCCTGCGCGTGGGCAGCGCGGCGGAGGCCGTCCGGCTCGGCAACAGGTCGGAGTACGGGCTCCAGGCGGCCGTCTTCACCCGTGACATCGACGCCGCCATCCAGATCGCCGCCCGGCTCGACGTGGGCACCGTGCAGGTGAACGGCCGCACGGCCCGCGGCCCGGACCACTTCCCCTTCGTCGGGACCAAGGCGTCGGGCATGGGCACGCAGGGTGTGAAGCCGTCGATCGAAGCGATGACGCGGGTGAAGTCCCTGGTGGTGAACCTCAGCGGGAAGGACCTCGACGGTACGGCCGCGTCCTCGCGGCCCTGA
- a CDS encoding MaoC/PaaZ C-terminal domain-containing protein: protein MFDRYYDELAVGDSREFTGVTITETHVVNFAGVTGDHFGLHMDAEYAKTTPFKQRVAHGLLVLSCGAGLIPLLPGRVLAFMGMADVAFRAPCFFGDTIRPVMEVLEKKDKEPGGVVTLNEEILNQRDELVVSARINIWVGARPAAGGPG, encoded by the coding sequence ATGTTCGACCGGTACTACGACGAACTCGCCGTCGGCGACAGCCGCGAGTTCACGGGGGTGACCATCACCGAGACCCATGTGGTCAACTTCGCCGGAGTGACCGGCGACCACTTCGGACTGCACATGGACGCCGAGTACGCGAAGACCACGCCGTTCAAGCAGCGCGTCGCCCACGGGCTGCTCGTCCTCTCCTGCGGCGCCGGCCTCATCCCCCTGCTGCCCGGCCGCGTCCTGGCCTTCATGGGCATGGCGGATGTGGCGTTCCGGGCCCCCTGCTTCTTCGGCGACACCATCCGTCCCGTCATGGAGGTCCTGGAGAAGAAGGACAAGGAGCCGGGGGGTGTCGTGACGCTCAACGAGGAGATACTCAACCAGCGCGACGAACTCGTCGTCTCGGCGCGGATCAACATCTGGGTCGGCGCACGGCCGGCCGCCGGTGGCCCCGGCTGA
- a CDS encoding MerR family DNA-binding transcriptional regulator — translation MAERRGSAARTRGAATGPKQPARPAAGRANSGGAAKGGARGDLLSIGELAKQANVSTRTIRYYEELGILPPPERTAGGTRRYPRDYIFYVEGARILKQLGFGLEEIAELGQFALTGTSASARTKAILQERLSELEHRIRVLNRLYELVNEAAAAPKSKGSPVHGLLRWVSEGEEMERTGS, via the coding sequence ATGGCAGAACGTCGGGGGTCGGCGGCGCGCACGCGAGGCGCGGCCACAGGCCCGAAGCAACCCGCTCGCCCGGCTGCCGGGCGCGCGAACTCCGGCGGCGCCGCCAAGGGCGGCGCGAGGGGCGATCTGCTCAGCATCGGAGAGCTCGCCAAGCAGGCCAACGTCTCCACCCGCACCATCCGTTACTACGAAGAGCTCGGCATCCTCCCGCCGCCCGAGCGGACCGCGGGAGGGACGCGCCGTTACCCGCGTGACTACATCTTCTACGTGGAAGGTGCACGCATCCTCAAGCAGCTCGGCTTCGGTCTCGAAGAGATCGCCGAACTCGGCCAGTTCGCGCTGACCGGGACGTCCGCTTCCGCCCGTACGAAGGCGATCCTCCAGGAGAGGCTCTCGGAGCTCGAGCACCGCATCCGGGTGCTCAACCGCCTGTACGAGCTCGTCAACGAAGCAGCCGCGGCGCCCAAGTCCAAGGGGTCTCCGGTGCACGGGCTGCTGCGCTGGGTGAGCGAGGGCGAGGAAATGGAGCGGACGGGGAGCTGA
- a CDS encoding acyl-CoA dehydrogenase family protein produces the protein MERTLFEADHHAFRDAVGQFIKRHVTPEYDRWEAEGLVDRKLWHLAGEAGFLGTAVPARYGGGDEPDFRYNAVLVEEFARSGAASLSSGFGLHNDVVAPYLLELGTEEQKSRWLPGFCSGGSVTAIAMTEPGTGSDLKAVRTTAVREGDAYLLNGTKTFITNGIHADLVIVVAKTDPSAGARGVSLLVVERGMPGFERGRKLAKAGMHAQDTAELVFNDVRVPAANLLGEEGRGFSYLMANLPQERLSISAVAVAVAQAAFDWTVRYCHDRKAFGQEIGTFQNSRFKLAEMATEIEMAQVYLDRAILELNAGTLSAVDAAKTKWWTTELMKRTADTCLQLHGGYGYMDEYPISRAWRDARIHTIFGGTTEIMKEIIGRDLGF, from the coding sequence ATGGAACGCACACTGTTCGAGGCCGATCACCACGCCTTCCGGGACGCCGTAGGCCAGTTCATCAAGCGTCACGTCACTCCCGAGTACGACCGCTGGGAGGCCGAGGGGCTGGTGGACAGGAAGCTGTGGCACCTCGCGGGGGAGGCGGGCTTCCTCGGTACCGCGGTTCCCGCGCGGTACGGCGGCGGTGACGAACCGGACTTCCGCTACAACGCGGTGCTCGTCGAGGAGTTCGCGCGCAGCGGCGCCGCGTCCCTCAGCTCCGGGTTCGGGCTGCACAACGACGTCGTGGCGCCGTACCTCCTGGAACTCGGCACCGAGGAGCAGAAGTCCCGCTGGCTGCCCGGCTTCTGCTCCGGCGGCTCCGTCACGGCGATCGCCATGACGGAACCCGGCACCGGCAGCGACCTCAAGGCGGTGCGTACCACCGCAGTCCGCGAGGGCGACGCGTACCTCCTCAACGGCACCAAGACGTTCATCACCAACGGCATCCACGCGGACCTGGTGATCGTCGTGGCGAAGACCGATCCCTCGGCCGGTGCGCGCGGCGTCAGCCTGCTCGTCGTCGAACGCGGCATGCCCGGCTTCGAGCGCGGCCGCAAGCTGGCCAAGGCGGGCATGCACGCGCAGGACACCGCCGAACTCGTGTTCAACGACGTACGGGTGCCCGCCGCGAACCTGCTGGGCGAGGAGGGCCGGGGCTTCTCCTATCTGATGGCCAATCTGCCGCAGGAGCGGCTGTCGATCTCCGCGGTCGCCGTCGCGGTGGCACAGGCCGCGTTCGACTGGACCGTGCGGTACTGCCACGACCGCAAGGCGTTCGGGCAGGAGATCGGCACGTTCCAGAACAGCCGGTTCAAGCTGGCGGAGATGGCGACCGAGATCGAGATGGCGCAGGTCTATCTGGACCGGGCGATCCTGGAGCTCAACGCCGGTACGCTCAGCGCCGTCGACGCGGCGAAGACCAAGTGGTGGACGACCGAGCTGATGAAGCGCACCGCGGACACCTGCCTGCAACTGCACGGCGGTTACGGCTACATGGACGAGTACCCGATCTCGCGGGCCTGGCGGGACGCGAGGATTCACACCATCTTCGGGGGCACCACGGAGATCATGAAAGAGATCATCGGCCGGGACCTCGGCTTCTGA
- a CDS encoding FAD-dependent oxidoreductase has protein sequence MPESVRDSLLFQPIRVGAMELRNRIMLPPHGRLTGDPFGSERQARASTAYWRRRAESGAAWICGMNAFVGNTLIPGFEPTGLGATTRGVFRLPQFRERAAQYAEAIHSAGAYASAQLIVQGGMPHSPSGVLANHTNNQVPHVLTRDEIAWFTGEYAYSAAEAQAAGLDGVELHANHEDLLQLFLSPATNLRADEYGGDEARRLRLLLDVLRAIRREVGPGFTVGVRLNMDELFEGGYGLDGGLALAAALEAAGTVDYLHCVMGNNWGAPSYIQPHHYGVAQWSGLARRFKDALDLPVIYTGRVATADAAARVVDEGDADVVGLARAMFADGDFVAKARTGRARDIRPCIGTNDCLHRVTVEGLRFGCSVNPETGRESEPGPVRAAPARHVLVAGAGPAGLELAALLAERGHHVALWEREHEIGGQLRIAARAAENAAYADFLAFQERRLTGLGVRAETGREASADAVADAGFDVVAVATGARARRPAIPGADLPFVVDGREVLLGSAEAGRRVLVVAMEDHMQPLTIAGHLTDLGSEVTVLYPTPAIAPLVGKYSIGAPLAKLSAAGARVEVMERVAAIEPDRVVSRNVYSGAAREHSGYDSVVLACGGEPESALYEALHGRVPELHILGDAYAPRRMSFATRQSYELALRL, from the coding sequence ATGCCGGAATCCGTACGGGACAGCCTGCTGTTCCAGCCGATCCGTGTCGGCGCGATGGAGCTGCGCAACCGGATCATGCTGCCGCCCCACGGAAGGCTGACGGGCGACCCGTTCGGCAGCGAACGGCAGGCGCGGGCCAGCACGGCGTACTGGCGCCGCCGGGCCGAGAGCGGCGCGGCCTGGATCTGCGGCATGAACGCGTTCGTCGGCAACACGCTCATCCCCGGTTTCGAGCCAACCGGCCTCGGCGCGACCACCCGTGGCGTCTTCCGGCTGCCGCAGTTCCGCGAGCGTGCCGCGCAGTACGCCGAGGCGATCCACTCCGCGGGGGCGTACGCCTCGGCCCAGCTGATCGTGCAGGGCGGCATGCCGCACTCGCCGTCGGGCGTGCTGGCCAACCACACCAACAACCAGGTCCCCCATGTGCTGACCCGCGACGAGATCGCCTGGTTCACCGGGGAGTACGCGTACTCCGCCGCGGAGGCGCAGGCCGCGGGCCTCGACGGCGTCGAACTGCACGCCAATCACGAGGACCTGCTCCAGTTGTTCCTCTCCCCCGCCACCAACCTGCGCGCCGACGAGTACGGAGGAGACGAGGCACGGCGGCTGCGGCTGCTCCTCGATGTCCTGCGCGCCATCCGCCGGGAGGTCGGTCCCGGCTTCACCGTCGGCGTACGGCTCAACATGGACGAGCTGTTCGAGGGGGGCTACGGTCTCGACGGAGGGCTGGCCCTCGCCGCGGCCCTGGAGGCCGCCGGCACCGTTGACTACCTGCACTGCGTGATGGGCAACAACTGGGGCGCGCCCAGCTACATCCAGCCGCATCACTACGGCGTGGCGCAGTGGTCCGGCCTCGCCCGCCGGTTCAAGGACGCGCTGGACCTGCCGGTGATCTACACCGGGCGGGTCGCGACGGCCGACGCCGCCGCCCGCGTGGTGGACGAGGGCGACGCCGATGTCGTCGGGCTGGCGCGGGCGATGTTCGCCGACGGCGACTTCGTCGCCAAGGCCCGCACCGGCCGCGCGCGGGACATCAGGCCGTGCATCGGCACCAACGACTGCCTGCACCGCGTGACCGTGGAGGGGCTGCGCTTCGGCTGCTCGGTGAACCCGGAGACCGGCCGCGAAAGCGAGCCCGGCCCTGTCCGCGCGGCGCCCGCCAGGCACGTACTCGTGGCGGGCGCCGGCCCGGCCGGCCTCGAACTGGCCGCGCTGCTGGCGGAACGGGGCCATCACGTCGCCCTGTGGGAACGGGAGCACGAGATCGGCGGCCAGCTGCGGATCGCGGCGAGGGCGGCCGAGAACGCCGCGTACGCCGACTTCCTGGCGTTCCAGGAACGACGGCTCACCGGCCTCGGGGTCCGTGCCGAGACCGGCCGGGAGGCGAGCGCCGACGCCGTCGCGGACGCCGGTTTCGACGTCGTCGCCGTGGCCACCGGGGCACGCGCGCGCCGCCCCGCGATCCCCGGCGCGGACCTCCCGTTCGTGGTCGACGGGCGCGAGGTGCTGCTCGGCAGCGCCGAGGCCGGCCGGAGGGTGCTCGTGGTCGCGATGGAGGACCACATGCAGCCGCTCACGATCGCGGGCCATCTCACCGATCTCGGCAGCGAGGTGACCGTGCTCTACCCGACGCCCGCCATCGCCCCCCTCGTGGGGAAGTATTCGATCGGCGCGCCGCTCGCCAAGCTCTCGGCGGCGGGCGCCCGGGTCGAGGTGATGGAGCGGGTGGCGGCCATCGAGCCGGACCGCGTCGTGTCCCGCAACGTCTACTCCGGCGCGGCCCGTGAGCACAGCGGCTACGACTCGGTGGTGCTGGCGTGCGGAGGAGAGCCGGAGTCCGCGCTGTACGAGGCGCTGCACGGCCGGGTGCCCGAGCTGCACATCCTGGGTGACGCGTACGCGCCGCGCCGGATGTCGTTCGCGACGCGGCAGTCGTACGAACTCGCGCTGCGCCTCTGA
- a CDS encoding FAD-dependent oxidoreductase — protein MADAYDVVVLGTGASGLTAALAAASAGASVGLFEKADRIGGTTALSGGVVWLPDNGRAGEDVTDSRDLALAYLDSLSNGSMRPEMTAAFVDGVRPTLRWLDDETPLRLRPVPGYPDYHPEHPGGLPGGGRSMEPELFGTDVLGAWRDRIEGAPRRLYIGEIPSGGGTGVIAPELMRRRTAAAQEGLGRGLVAALLKGCLERGIEPVTGARATGLLTGGGASGGMSEAGPVRVSGVRFETAAGHREVRAGAAVFIATGGFEHDPELVRDFIRGPVAHPPGAAANTGDGLRLAMSAGARLGAMGEAWWVPVVLVPGTDGTAAPVLLLRERTLPGTLMVNGRGDRFTNEAANYNALGAAFHAFDVTEFRYANLPAWLVLDDACVRKYGVFGTTPGSAAPEWLTSDATLDGLAGRIGVPAGRLSATVARFNAGAAAGHDPDCRRGESVYDGWCGDRAHYGTPQATLGPLTTGPFHAVPVHPSTLGTKGGPRTTPDGQVVRADGMLVDGLYAAGNAMAAATGMAYGGAGGTLGPAMVFARRAGLHAAQS, from the coding sequence GTGGCGGACGCGTACGACGTGGTGGTGCTCGGCACGGGGGCGTCCGGCCTGACCGCCGCCCTGGCGGCGGCGAGCGCCGGAGCCTCCGTGGGACTGTTCGAGAAGGCCGATCGGATCGGCGGAACGACGGCACTGTCCGGGGGCGTCGTGTGGCTCCCCGACAACGGGCGCGCCGGTGAGGACGTCACCGACAGCCGCGACCTGGCCCTCGCGTACCTGGACTCCCTCTCCAACGGGAGCATGCGGCCGGAGATGACGGCGGCCTTCGTGGACGGCGTACGCCCCACCCTCCGCTGGCTGGACGACGAGACCCCGCTCCGGCTCAGGCCCGTCCCCGGATACCCCGACTACCACCCCGAGCACCCCGGCGGCCTGCCTGGCGGGGGCCGTTCGATGGAGCCGGAGCTCTTCGGCACGGACGTACTGGGCGCGTGGCGGGACCGGATCGAGGGCGCCCCCCGGCGGCTGTACATCGGCGAGATACCCAGCGGGGGCGGTACGGGCGTCATCGCCCCCGAACTCATGCGGCGCCGCACGGCGGCCGCCCAGGAGGGACTGGGCCGCGGCCTGGTGGCCGCCCTGCTGAAGGGCTGTCTGGAGCGCGGCATCGAGCCGGTCACGGGAGCGCGCGCCACCGGGCTGCTGACCGGTGGCGGTGCCTCCGGGGGCATGTCGGAGGCCGGGCCCGTGCGCGTGTCGGGGGTCCGCTTCGAGACCGCCGCGGGGCACCGCGAGGTGCGCGCCGGCGCGGCGGTCTTCATCGCCACGGGCGGCTTCGAGCACGACCCGGAGCTCGTACGGGACTTCATCCGCGGCCCCGTCGCCCACCCGCCGGGCGCCGCCGCCAACACCGGTGACGGGCTGCGTCTGGCCATGAGTGCGGGCGCGCGGCTCGGCGCCATGGGCGAGGCATGGTGGGTGCCCGTCGTGCTGGTGCCGGGAACGGACGGCACGGCGGCCCCGGTCCTCCTGCTGCGCGAACGGACCCTGCCGGGGACGCTCATGGTCAACGGGCGCGGCGACCGGTTCACCAACGAGGCCGCGAACTACAACGCGCTCGGCGCGGCCTTCCACGCCTTCGACGTGACCGAGTTCCGCTACGCCAACCTCCCTGCCTGGCTCGTCCTCGACGACGCCTGCGTACGCAAGTACGGCGTCTTCGGCACCACTCCGGGCTCCGCCGCCCCGGAGTGGCTGACCAGCGACGCGACCCTCGACGGCCTCGCCGGGCGGATCGGGGTCCCGGCCGGGCGGCTGTCGGCGACGGTGGCCCGCTTCAACGCCGGCGCCGCCGCCGGGCACGACCCCGACTGCCGCCGCGGCGAGAGCGTGTACGACGGCTGGTGCGGGGACCGCGCCCACTACGGCACGCCGCAGGCGACGCTGGGTCCGCTGACCACGGGCCCGTTCCACGCCGTCCCCGTCCACCCCAGCACGCTCGGCACCAAGGGCGGCCCGCGGACGACGCCCGACGGGCAGGTCGTACGGGCCGACGGCATGCTGGTGGACGGCCTGTACGCGGCCGGGAACGCCATGGCCGCGGCGACCGGCATGGCATACGGCGGGGCCGGGGGAACCCTCGGCCCCGCCATGGTCTTCGCACGCCGCGCCGGCCTGCACGCGGCGCAGTCCTAG
- a CDS encoding thiamine pyrophosphate-binding protein encodes MLFHEAVARALADHGVDTVFGVLGDANLFMMDSFQRVAGGTYLSCSHEAGAVLAANGYARTSGGLGVATVTHGPALTNTLTALVESVKDRTPLLVVAGDTAVADRENLQNVPQRDVVLPTGAGFEQVRTPGTVAEDVAVAIGRAHVEQRPVVLNVPVEFQWEEAGYEKTAPRFSAPQAVAPDPAALDAAVGIIASARRPVVLAGRGAATPTARAALLRLAGRIGAPVATTLRGKDLFRGERFDLGICGTLSHEVALDTLLRSDCVIAFGAGLNKWTTAEGAVLERKQVVHVDTDRGALNRFAPADAGVVGDAATVADTFVEWLEEAGTRPTGFASDALAERLAAYAGTEFTDLGTDGTVDIRTALNRIEEAFPDDRNLVLDGGRFLFEAFTRLHCPEPGAYVHTVNFGSIGLGMGNAVGASFGAPGRPTLLVTGDGGFMLGGLAEFSTAVRHRVDLVVVVLNDAAYGAEHVQFRDRNMDPALSTFDWPDFGPVATALGGRGHTVRNLAELDAALGALGSRDRPVLIDIRIDPEKVSAPGH; translated from the coding sequence ATGCTGTTCCACGAAGCAGTTGCGCGCGCACTGGCCGACCACGGAGTGGACACCGTCTTCGGAGTCCTGGGAGACGCGAACCTGTTCATGATGGACAGCTTCCAGCGGGTGGCGGGCGGCACGTACCTCTCCTGCTCCCACGAGGCGGGCGCCGTGCTCGCCGCGAACGGGTACGCCCGTACCTCGGGCGGCCTGGGAGTCGCCACCGTGACCCACGGCCCCGCGCTGACCAACACCCTCACCGCACTGGTGGAAAGCGTGAAGGACCGCACCCCGCTCCTCGTCGTCGCCGGCGACACGGCCGTGGCGGACCGGGAGAACCTCCAGAACGTCCCGCAGCGCGACGTCGTCCTGCCGACCGGCGCGGGCTTCGAACAGGTCCGCACACCCGGGACCGTCGCGGAGGACGTGGCCGTGGCGATCGGCAGGGCCCACGTGGAGCAGCGGCCGGTCGTGCTCAACGTCCCCGTCGAGTTCCAGTGGGAGGAGGCCGGTTACGAGAAGACGGCGCCGCGGTTCAGCGCACCCCAGGCCGTCGCCCCCGACCCGGCCGCGCTCGACGCGGCGGTCGGCATCATCGCCAGCGCCCGCCGGCCCGTCGTGCTCGCGGGCCGCGGCGCGGCCACGCCCACGGCAAGGGCGGCCCTGCTGCGGCTGGCCGGGCGCATCGGCGCCCCGGTGGCGACCACGCTGCGCGGCAAGGACCTCTTCCGCGGCGAGCGGTTCGACCTCGGCATCTGCGGCACGCTGTCCCACGAGGTCGCGCTCGACACACTCCTGCGCAGCGACTGCGTCATCGCCTTCGGCGCCGGACTCAACAAGTGGACCACCGCCGAGGGTGCCGTACTGGAGAGGAAGCAGGTCGTCCACGTCGACACCGACCGCGGCGCCCTCAACCGGTTCGCGCCGGCCGACGCCGGTGTCGTGGGTGACGCCGCGACGGTGGCGGACACGTTCGTCGAGTGGCTGGAAGAGGCCGGGACCAGGCCCACCGGCTTCGCCTCCGACGCCCTCGCCGAGCGCCTGGCCGCGTACGCCGGAACGGAGTTCACGGATCTCGGCACGGACGGGACTGTCGACATCCGCACCGCGCTGAACAGGATCGAGGAGGCGTTCCCGGACGACCGCAATCTCGTCTTGGACGGCGGGCGGTTCCTCTTCGAGGCGTTCACGAGGCTGCACTGCCCGGAGCCCGGCGCGTACGTGCACACCGTCAACTTCGGCTCGATCGGCCTGGGCATGGGCAACGCGGTCGGCGCCTCGTTCGGCGCGCCCGGCCGTCCGACCCTGCTGGTCACCGGCGACGGCGGGTTCATGCTCGGCGGCCTCGCCGAGTTCAGCACGGCGGTACGGCACCGGGTCGACCTGGTCGTCGTCGTCCTCAACGACGCGGCCTACGGAGCCGAGCACGTCCAGTTCCGCGACAGGAACATGGACCCGGCGCTCTCCACCTTCGACTGGCCCGACTTCGGCCCCGTCGCCACCGCGCTCGGCGGCCGGGGCCACACCGTCCGGAACCTGGCCGAACTCGACGCGGCGCTCGGTGCGCTCGGGTCCCGGGACCGACCGGTGCTGATCGACATCAGGATCGACCCGGAGAAGGTGTCCGCGCCGGGGCACTGA